Proteins co-encoded in one Sparus aurata chromosome 18, fSpaAur1.1, whole genome shotgun sequence genomic window:
- the emx3 gene encoding empty spiracles homeobox 3, which yields MFSSNNKKCFTIESLVGKEAISHGSGSGDEPIRPTALRFPESLHPGVFGSCFQGGSGRTLYSTGPDLVLQEAGTHTQSPGGLPLHPLQIPPQSFFSPQHRDALSFYPWVLRSRYLGHRFQGEESSPENMLLHGPFSRKPKRIRTAFSPSQLLRLERAFEKNHYVVGAERKQLASGLCLTETQVKVWFQNRRTKHKRQKLEEESPEAQQKRKGSQHVNRWRAATQQPGGGGDDVDVISDD from the exons ATGTTCAGCAGCAATAACAAGAAGTGCTTCACCATCGAGTCTCTGGTGGGGAAGGAGGCGATCAGCCACGGCAGCGGCTCCGGGGATGAGCCCATCCGGCCCACGGCGCTCCGCTTCCCGGAGTCCCTGCACCCCGGGGTGTTCGGCTCCTGCTTCCAGGGGGGCAGCGGCAGGACTTTGTACTCGACCGGGCCGGACCTGGTGCTCCAGGAGGCCGGGACGCACACTCAGAGCCCCGGCGGGCTGCCGCTGCACCCGCTACAGATCCCCCCGCAGAGCTTCTTCAGTCCGCAGCACCGCGACGCGCTCAGCTTCTACCCGTGGGTGCTGCGGAGCCGCTACCTGGGACACCGCTTCCAAG GTGAGGAGAGCAGTCCAGAGAACATGCTGCTTCATGGCCCGTTCTCCAGAAAACCCAAGCGAATCCGGACGGCGTTCTCTCCATCGCAGCTGCTGCGGCTGGAGCGAGCCTTCGAGAAGAATCATTACGTGGTCGGAGCCGAGAGGAAGCAGCTGGCCAGTGGGCTGTGTCTGACTGAGACGCAG GTGAAGGTGTGGTTTCAGAACCGCAGGACGAAGCACAAGCGTCAGAAGTTGGAGGAAGAGTCTCCTGAAGCTCAGCAGAAGAGGAAGGGCAGCCAGCACGTGAACCGCTGGAGAGCAGCCACGCAGCAGCCGGGCGGGGGTGGAGACGACGTGGACGTCATCAGCGACGACTAG